CCTATCCCATCGAGAATAGCCCCACTCACAACAAGCGTGCTAAGTGTATGAGCTGGTGTCAATTTACCTACATCTAGCATAAGCTGGCCAATGACACAAATTAAGCCTCCAACAATAAATGCATTCACAAAAATCATTGAACAAAACCTCCTTGTCTTTCAATTGAAACAGCGTGGGCGATACAAGGAATGGACTCTTGCTGTTGAAAAGTTAGTGGAGAAAGGAGAGCCCCTGTGGCAACAATCAGTACTTTGTTCAGTTCACCTTGCTTTAATCGATTATATATGTGACCATAAGTGACTGCTGCCGAGCATCCTGCACCACTAGCCCCTGATTGAACAGGTTGTTCTTCGTTATAAATCATCAACCCTGCGTCTTGAAAACTATTTTGATCAATTTGCATATTCTCATTCTGAAATAGTTCCAGTGCCACAGCATGACCAATTTTACCTAAATCCCCAGTGAGAATGAGATCATAATAATCTTCTGGCAAACTCCGATCTTCAAAATGTGCTTTTATTGTATCAACAGCAGCTGGTGCCATGGCGCCTCCCATATTATAAGGATCCTTTAATCCTTCATCTATGACTTTACCTATGGTGGCAGACGTTACAATAGGTCCTGTTCCCGAAGATGACACGACTCCTACCCCTGCAGCTGTTACGGTCCATTGTGAGGTGGGAGGTTTTTGAGAGCCATATTCTGTAGGGTACCTAAATGTTTTTTCTACAGCCGCATTATGACTCGCCGACCCTGTTATAACATTATTAGCTCCTTTTCCATTAACGATAAAAGCCGCAAGAGCTAATGCTTCCATCGATGTAGAACAGGCGCCAAATAACCCAAAATATGGGATGGAAAGACTTCGACAAGCAAAACTTGTAGAAGTAATTTGATTTAACAGATCACCTGCAAAAATAAATTGAATATCTTCTTTCTGTAAATTTCCTTGATTCAAGGCTTCATGACATGCCTCTTCTAAAAATTTCTTCTGAGCTTTTTCATAACTATCTTCTCCGAACCACAAGTCATCCGAAAAGCTGTGAAAGTCCGCAGTCAATTTCCCCTTTTTTTCAAAAGGTCCGCCAACAACCCCTGTACTTGTTATGACCGGCCTGTTTTCAAATAGCCATGAGCGATTTCCGATTAACATAGTGCCACCTCCTTAAAGTTGAAAGAAAATCATTTTAATAAGCACAATCACAAAAGCTGCGAACACGCCAAATACAATCACAGAGCCAGCTAGTTTAAACATATTTGATCCGACTCCAAGAACATAGCCTTCTGTTCGGTGTTCAATCGCGGCGGAGGCCATGGCGTTTGCAAATCCCGTTACAGGGACAGCAGAGCCTGCTCCTGCAAAGTGTCCAAATCTGTCATAAACACCAAAACCAGTGAGGAGACTGGCGATCAACACAAGTGTTGCCACAGTTGGATCTCCAGCTGTTTTTTCAGTAAAGTCAAAATAGTAAATGTACCCGTTTTGAATAAGCTGGCCAAATGTGCAAACAAGACCGCCGATAATAAATGCTTTTAAACAGTTTTTTCCGACAGGTCGTTTTGTTTCATGTTTATCGGCTATTTTTTGGTAAGCTTGCTGTGCCGGTGTTAGATTTGATTTTTTACTCATGCTGACATAACACCTATCCTTCCATGTCCTTCTTAATTTTTTT
The DNA window shown above is from Salipaludibacillus agaradhaerens and carries:
- the spoVAD gene encoding stage V sporulation protein AD — encoded protein: MLIGNRSWLFENRPVITSTGVVGGPFEKKGKLTADFHSFSDDLWFGEDSYEKAQKKFLEEACHEALNQGNLQKEDIQFIFAGDLLNQITSTSFACRSLSIPYFGLFGACSTSMEALALAAFIVNGKGANNVITGSASHNAAVEKTFRYPTEYGSQKPPTSQWTVTAAGVGVVSSSGTGPIVTSATIGKVIDEGLKDPYNMGGAMAPAAVDTIKAHFEDRSLPEDYYDLILTGDLGKIGHAVALELFQNENMQIDQNSFQDAGLMIYNEEQPVQSGASGAGCSAAVTYGHIYNRLKQGELNKVLIVATGALLSPLTFQQQESIPCIAHAVSIERQGGFVQ
- the spoVAC gene encoding stage V sporulation protein AC; protein product: MSKKSNLTPAQQAYQKIADKHETKRPVGKNCLKAFIIGGLVCTFGQLIQNGYIYYFDFTEKTAGDPTVATLVLIASLLTGFGVYDRFGHFAGAGSAVPVTGFANAMASAAIEHRTEGYVLGVGSNMFKLAGSVIVFGVFAAFVIVLIKMIFFQL